One window of the Chitinophaga niabensis genome contains the following:
- a CDS encoding DUF6528 family protein has protein sequence MISALMIIGSIIAQPDTSIILSEQSEHRVAIADINTKKITWEWKPASSNVKPEHAKWFSSISDAKLVYDGKYVLTVASGGGVALIRIADKKTVFYAYAGGNTHSAELLPDGNIVAASSHGNFLMLFKVDTLHFPENVYTKKVFIEFGHNAVWDNKRQLLWSAGLSQLKSFTYNFNCLQPDLVLKDSIPLEGTEAHDLFPVYGKDALWLTNNEGVYQFDIATKKITRADVPQSKIKSVSSGPAGYPVIVLQPNESWWSNEVLDAQGKPVFSQKGLRIYKARWNLVNTFSYPANDVIKVCK, from the coding sequence ATGATAAGTGCATTGATGATCATCGGCAGCATAATTGCCCAACCGGATACCAGCATTATACTTTCTGAACAATCAGAACACCGTGTAGCCATTGCTGATATCAATACGAAGAAAATTACCTGGGAATGGAAACCAGCATCTTCCAACGTAAAACCGGAGCATGCCAAATGGTTTTCCAGTATCAGTGATGCCAAACTGGTGTATGACGGGAAATATGTGCTCACGGTTGCCTCCGGTGGCGGCGTGGCATTGATCCGTATTGCGGATAAGAAAACCGTGTTCTATGCTTACGCAGGTGGCAATACCCACTCCGCGGAGTTACTGCCGGATGGAAATATTGTTGCGGCGTCCAGCCATGGGAATTTCCTGATGCTGTTTAAAGTGGATACCCTCCATTTCCCGGAGAATGTATATACCAAAAAGGTGTTCATTGAATTCGGGCATAATGCGGTGTGGGACAATAAACGCCAGCTGTTATGGTCTGCGGGGCTGAGCCAGTTGAAATCTTTCACTTATAATTTCAATTGTTTGCAACCGGATCTGGTACTAAAAGATTCCATTCCCCTCGAAGGCACTGAAGCGCATGATCTCTTTCCCGTTTATGGAAAAGATGCTTTGTGGCTGACCAATAACGAAGGGGTGTACCAGTTTGATATTGCAACAAAGAAGATCACAAGGGCGGATGTACCACAAAGTAAAATAAAGAGCGTATCATCCGGCCCTGCAGGTTATCCGGTGATTGTGCTGCAGCCTAATGAATCCTGGTGGTCCAATGAAGTGCTGGATGCACAAGGCAAGCCGGTATTTAGTCAGAAGGGATTGAGGATCTACAAGGCGCGCTGGAACCTGGTGAATACATTCAGTTATCCGGCGAATGATGTAATAAAAGTTTGCAAATAA
- a CDS encoding DUF885 family protein: MRKSLCCICLLLVQFTTYAQSQDTDLYNQSSEVNNIMVQYYADRGALNRFYFVRNSPERRERMTVLQDEYVKRLAKLDFSKLPTGSAVDYVLFQRDLKDELFQLEQERKEYKDVQQWFPFADRLYAVEKMRRRGTAPDAEKLAGELNILAKDVIAAKALLRKDSSMPLALSRRASGVARGMQQAIKSTFDFYNGYDPLFSWWIPAPYKRLDSLLNDYANALSSKGKSAVSQKDDGSGIIGNPIGREELIRQLQEEMIPYTPEDLITIANKEFAWCDAEMLKASREMGFGDNWKAAMEKVKNAYVPPSKQPEAMMKLYEESVAFIKKNNLITIPPLAEETWRMSMMAPERQLVSPFFLGGEEFIISYPTNTMQHDDKMMSMRGNNPHFSRATVHHELLAGHAMQQFMNDRYRSYRHFDTPFWTEGWALYWERLLWDLKFPVTPEDRMGMLFWRMHRCARIIFSLSYHTNKWTPQQCIDFLVDRVNHERANAEGEVRRSFTGGYGPLYQIAYMIGGLQFEALKKELVDSGKMTYQQFHDAIIRENSMPVEMVRAILLKQPLKKDFTTNWKFYKL, encoded by the coding sequence ATGAGAAAATCCTTATGCTGTATCTGTTTGTTACTGGTACAGTTTACCACCTATGCACAATCGCAGGATACTGACCTGTATAACCAATCCAGTGAAGTGAACAATATCATGGTGCAGTACTATGCAGACAGAGGGGCGCTGAACCGTTTCTATTTTGTCCGTAACTCTCCTGAACGCAGAGAGCGGATGACGGTATTGCAGGATGAATATGTAAAACGATTGGCGAAACTGGATTTCTCCAAACTGCCCACTGGTTCTGCCGTGGATTACGTGCTGTTCCAGCGTGATCTGAAGGATGAACTGTTTCAGCTGGAGCAGGAGCGGAAAGAGTATAAGGATGTACAGCAATGGTTCCCATTTGCAGACAGATTGTATGCAGTAGAGAAAATGCGCCGCCGGGGTACTGCACCGGATGCTGAAAAGCTCGCCGGCGAATTGAATATCCTGGCCAAAGATGTTATAGCCGCCAAAGCATTATTGCGGAAAGACAGTTCCATGCCTTTAGCCCTCAGCCGCAGAGCTTCGGGTGTTGCGAGAGGCATGCAGCAGGCCATCAAGAGTACGTTTGATTTTTACAATGGTTATGATCCTTTGTTCAGCTGGTGGATCCCTGCCCCTTATAAACGATTGGATAGTTTATTGAATGATTACGCCAATGCGCTCAGCAGCAAAGGCAAAAGCGCCGTATCCCAGAAAGATGACGGCAGTGGTATCATTGGCAATCCCATCGGCAGGGAAGAGCTGATCCGCCAATTACAGGAGGAAATGATCCCCTATACGCCAGAAGACCTTATTACCATCGCTAATAAGGAGTTTGCCTGGTGTGATGCAGAAATGCTGAAAGCTTCCCGCGAAATGGGTTTTGGTGATAACTGGAAAGCTGCCATGGAAAAGGTGAAGAACGCTTATGTGCCGCCTTCCAAACAACCGGAGGCTATGATGAAGTTGTATGAGGAATCTGTTGCCTTTATCAAAAAGAACAACCTGATCACCATACCACCACTGGCAGAAGAAACCTGGCGTATGAGTATGATGGCGCCGGAGCGTCAGCTGGTTAGCCCTTTCTTTTTGGGCGGAGAGGAATTTATTATTTCCTATCCCACCAACACCATGCAGCACGATGATAAAATGATGAGCATGCGGGGCAATAATCCTCATTTCTCCAGGGCTACAGTACATCATGAGTTACTGGCGGGCCATGCCATGCAACAGTTCATGAACGATCGTTACAGATCTTACCGCCACTTTGATACACCCTTCTGGACGGAAGGCTGGGCATTATACTGGGAACGTTTACTGTGGGACCTCAAATTCCCTGTTACACCGGAAGACCGTATGGGTATGTTGTTCTGGCGCATGCACCGTTGCGCAAGGATCATCTTTTCCCTCAGCTATCATACCAATAAATGGACGCCACAACAATGCATCGATTTCCTGGTGGACCGGGTGAATCATGAAAGGGCGAATGCAGAAGGAGAGGTGCGCCGTTCTTTTACAGGTGGTTATGGGCCGCTGTACCAGATCGCTTATATGATCGGTGGCTTACAGTTTGAAGCACTCAAAAAGGAGTTGGTAGATAGTGGTAAGATGACGTATCAGCAGTTCCATGATGCTATTATCCGGGAGAATTCGATGCCGGTGGAAATGGTAAGAGCGATATTGCTGAAGCAGCCCCTGAAGAAGGATTTTACTACGAATTGGAAGTTTTACAAACTATAA
- a CDS encoding NAD(P)/FAD-dependent oxidoreductase, translating to MKCTVIGGGIIGLSSAYFLQESGWDVTIIDKGDLSDNCSYGNAGYVCPSHFVPMATPGIVKQGLKWMLNAQSPFYVKPRLSMDLIDWGLKFIRSANAAHVERSAVPLRDIAVLSKGWYETWLRQPEFDFAYEQKGLLDLFQSEANALHAHHTVEKAKELGLDAEYLNAEQVQAMEPQTKLNIRGAVYFKCDAHLYPNKLMHNLLAYLRSKSNVTFVPGQEVESIEKEQGKIKRVKTRQGVYETDMLVIATGSWSREMAALVDVKLPMAAGRGYSITYENAPYKLNHPAILMEGRVAITPMDGNKIRFGGTMEITSLNAPPDMNRVKGILRSVKNFLPDYDIPLPPKEQVWFGYRPCSADGLPYIGRLKRIDNCILATGHSMLGLSLGAGTGKLVSELVNEQALSMDITPFAPERF from the coding sequence TTCGGATAATTGCTCTTACGGCAATGCGGGATATGTATGCCCCAGCCACTTTGTGCCCATGGCTACGCCCGGTATCGTAAAGCAGGGATTGAAATGGATGCTGAACGCGCAAAGCCCCTTTTACGTGAAACCAAGATTAAGCATGGACCTGATAGACTGGGGATTGAAGTTCATCCGCAGCGCCAATGCAGCACATGTGGAAAGAAGCGCCGTTCCGTTGCGGGACATTGCCGTACTCAGTAAAGGATGGTATGAAACATGGCTGCGTCAGCCGGAGTTTGATTTTGCTTATGAACAGAAAGGTTTGCTGGATCTCTTCCAGTCGGAAGCCAATGCACTGCATGCACATCATACCGTAGAGAAAGCAAAGGAACTTGGTTTGGATGCGGAATATCTGAACGCAGAACAGGTGCAGGCCATGGAGCCGCAAACAAAACTGAATATCAGGGGAGCGGTGTATTTTAAATGTGATGCACATCTCTATCCCAATAAACTCATGCATAACCTGCTGGCATATTTACGGTCCAAAAGCAATGTCACCTTTGTGCCCGGGCAGGAAGTGGAAAGCATTGAAAAGGAACAGGGAAAGATCAAACGGGTGAAAACACGGCAAGGCGTATACGAAACTGATATGCTGGTGATCGCAACCGGTTCCTGGAGCCGTGAAATGGCTGCGTTGGTAGATGTGAAATTACCTATGGCTGCAGGCAGGGGATATTCCATTACCTATGAAAATGCGCCCTATAAACTGAATCATCCCGCCATCCTCATGGAAGGCAGGGTAGCTATCACGCCGATGGACGGAAACAAGATCCGTTTTGGCGGCACCATGGAAATCACCTCCCTGAATGCGCCGCCGGATATGAACAGGGTGAAAGGCATCCTGCGCTCCGTGAAGAACTTTTTGCCGGATTATGATATTCCGCTGCCACCGAAAGAACAGGTATGGTTCGGATACCGCCCCTGTTCAGCAGACGGACTGCCTTACATTGGAAGATTAAAACGCATTGATAATTGCATATTAGCTACCGGGCATTCCATGCTGGGGCTGAGCCTGGGTGCAGGTACCGGAAAGCTCGTCAGCGAGCTGGTGAACGAGCAGGCACTGAGTATGGATATAACCCCTTTTGCTCCTGAACGTTTTTAA